The Terriglobus tenax genome contains a region encoding:
- a CDS encoding glutamate synthase-related protein: MKMSVPSLLDSRFDHDSCGVGFVAQVSATPSYDILAKALTALARLAHRGAVAADGKSSDGVGIMAAVPRALLQDELKLDLPAEKPLAVGMCFLPADSAKAEAAIVRALELQSFKVLAWRDVPTRPETLGEIALSTMPVIKQVIATTDDLTEVERRLYLARKTFDGVLESGEADGYLCSLSTETIVYKSMCTGRLLPEFFPDLANTAFVTSYALFHQRYATNTTPTWHRAQPCRALAHNGEINTVWGNRARMAARDATLPDECKPILTKGGSDSTSLDETVELLRYNGRTLPEAMRMLVPPAYTSKPSSFLQYHVDMAEPWDGPAALGFADGKVVGAALDRNGLRPSRYAVTSEGIVVAGSEAGLVDLDPNTVIESGRLGPGEMFVVDLVAKKVLHNEELFEQFDADPLYSQLLAEQTPLVKADIADTPDIKTLLPTHLGFGYTKEEVRMILTPMATEGKDPVWSMGDDTPLAFLAKAPRPLYAYFRQRFAQVTNPAIDPLREACVVSLHTRLGPWSHMLDKHAPLPGLSLFSPFLSLGQVAALREHKYDHAANLKTVELPCLFAADTTLEAGLEAVAQQAVTLVREGAGILLLTDRGASATALPIPMAMATAYVNEVLVKAGLRAKVGIAVEAGDCRDIHHAAVLIGYGAGAVCPWLALETGRALTPAGTDPYESEKKMLKALDAGLAKIMSKMGVSVVDSYRSAHLFDILGLHDNVVNKCFPETPSPISGITFAEIEQQVRHLWGAVQPTDLTDPGWVKFRRADGTEPHGWAPMLVKELQTVVGSARNVAAAADPTAAFQIYSQNVASREPSFLRDLLEIKPNGAELPLSEVEAPQKMYHRFIASAMSLGSLSPEAHSTITLAMNTLGGKSNTGEGGEDPGVYKPSPVVSSFRTPGGGMVTMARNEGEGGVAVAEPITEAPAVHSRLNNKIKQVASGRFGVTAEYLTNAEEIEIKVAQGAKPGEGGQLPGHKVSGLIARLRHAQPGVPLISPPPHHDIYSIEDLAQLIHDLKHVNPRAAVGVKLVSSCGVGTVAAGVAKAYADYIVIAGNNGGTGAAALSSIKYAGNPWELGLAEAQQVLIENGMRGRVRLRTDGGLSTARDILVAALLGADEFAFGTAVLVTLGCDMARQCHLNTCPTGIATQKPELRAKFRGKPEHVVQFFEQLATDLQQLLARYGLPSIEAAIGRTDLLEQVRFDGGLDLKPMLAVPAEGTAVHWEGHRNDRPISKPAVDEAWVIPAVDAAKEGKPYRVHSDVANRDRAIGARIAGELALLKSKAEAPLARPDITLNLTGIAGQSFGCFAVDGMKLILEGAANDFVGKGLAGGEIILRARGLAAQDSGHHVILGNVALYGATSGTLFAAGRAGERFAVRNSGATTVVEGIGDHGCEYMTGGMAVILGKTGINFGAGMTGGIAWVYDADGSFLATKRCHEEFLAPETFEQAGEHAQMQLHELIEAHVEKSNSSLAKSLLADWENASKKFVRLVPKPQA, from the coding sequence ATGAAGATGTCAGTGCCCTCGCTTCTCGACTCTCGCTTTGACCACGACTCCTGCGGCGTTGGTTTCGTCGCCCAGGTGTCCGCCACGCCGTCGTATGACATTCTGGCCAAAGCTCTCACCGCTCTCGCCCGTCTCGCCCATCGCGGCGCCGTCGCGGCAGATGGTAAATCGTCAGATGGCGTCGGCATTATGGCCGCGGTTCCGCGCGCCCTTCTGCAGGACGAGCTGAAGCTCGACCTGCCTGCGGAGAAACCGCTGGCTGTCGGCATGTGCTTCCTGCCGGCCGATTCAGCCAAGGCGGAAGCTGCCATTGTCCGCGCGCTGGAGCTTCAGTCGTTTAAGGTGCTTGCCTGGCGCGATGTTCCCACGCGTCCGGAGACGCTGGGCGAGATCGCCCTGTCGACCATGCCGGTCATCAAGCAGGTGATTGCCACGACGGACGACCTGACTGAGGTCGAGCGCCGCCTGTACCTGGCTCGCAAGACATTCGACGGTGTGCTCGAGTCCGGAGAGGCTGACGGCTATCTTTGTTCGCTCTCCACGGAGACCATCGTCTACAAGTCGATGTGTACGGGCCGCCTGCTTCCGGAGTTCTTCCCGGACCTGGCGAACACCGCTTTTGTGACCTCGTACGCGCTCTTCCACCAGCGCTACGCCACCAACACCACGCCCACCTGGCACCGCGCACAGCCTTGTCGTGCCCTGGCGCATAACGGCGAAATCAACACCGTCTGGGGCAACCGCGCCCGCATGGCCGCCCGCGATGCCACATTGCCCGACGAGTGCAAGCCGATTCTGACCAAGGGTGGATCTGATTCCACCTCGCTCGATGAAACCGTCGAGCTGCTTCGCTACAACGGCCGCACCCTGCCGGAAGCCATGCGCATGCTGGTGCCGCCTGCCTACACTTCGAAGCCCTCTTCCTTCCTGCAGTACCACGTCGATATGGCCGAGCCATGGGACGGCCCCGCTGCTCTTGGCTTTGCCGATGGCAAAGTCGTCGGTGCTGCGCTTGATCGCAACGGCCTGCGCCCTTCGCGCTATGCCGTTACCAGCGAGGGCATCGTCGTCGCCGGTTCGGAGGCCGGCCTGGTCGACCTCGATCCCAATACCGTGATTGAGTCCGGCCGCCTTGGACCGGGTGAGATGTTCGTTGTCGACCTGGTTGCGAAGAAGGTCCTTCACAACGAGGAGCTGTTCGAGCAGTTCGACGCCGACCCCCTCTACTCGCAGCTTCTGGCTGAGCAGACGCCGCTGGTCAAGGCCGACATCGCCGACACCCCGGATATCAAGACGCTGCTGCCCACGCACCTCGGCTTTGGTTACACCAAGGAAGAGGTCCGCATGATCCTCACGCCGATGGCGACCGAGGGTAAGGATCCGGTCTGGTCCATGGGGGATGACACGCCGCTGGCCTTCCTGGCCAAGGCTCCGCGTCCTCTGTATGCGTACTTCCGCCAGCGTTTTGCGCAGGTCACCAATCCGGCTATCGATCCGCTGCGCGAGGCCTGCGTGGTCTCGCTGCACACGCGTCTCGGACCTTGGTCGCACATGCTGGACAAGCATGCTCCTCTGCCGGGCCTGTCGCTCTTTTCGCCCTTCCTTTCGCTGGGACAGGTTGCCGCTCTGCGCGAGCACAAGTACGACCATGCCGCGAACCTGAAGACCGTTGAGCTGCCGTGCCTCTTCGCTGCGGACACCACGCTCGAAGCCGGCCTGGAAGCCGTCGCGCAGCAGGCTGTCACTCTGGTCCGTGAAGGTGCGGGCATCCTTCTGCTTACGGATCGCGGAGCCTCCGCGACCGCTCTGCCCATCCCCATGGCAATGGCGACGGCCTATGTGAACGAAGTTCTGGTCAAGGCTGGCTTGCGTGCCAAGGTCGGCATCGCGGTGGAGGCAGGTGACTGCCGCGATATCCACCATGCCGCTGTGCTCATCGGTTACGGTGCGGGCGCGGTCTGTCCGTGGCTTGCGCTTGAAACAGGACGCGCTCTTACTCCCGCCGGAACCGACCCCTACGAGTCCGAGAAGAAGATGCTAAAGGCTCTCGACGCCGGTCTCGCGAAGATCATGTCGAAGATGGGCGTCTCGGTGGTCGATTCCTACCGCTCGGCCCACCTCTTTGACATCCTCGGCCTGCACGACAACGTCGTGAACAAGTGCTTCCCGGAGACCCCGTCGCCTATCTCCGGCATCACTTTTGCCGAGATCGAGCAGCAGGTGCGTCATCTCTGGGGAGCAGTGCAGCCCACCGACCTTACCGATCCTGGCTGGGTCAAGTTCCGCCGTGCTGACGGCACTGAGCCCCACGGCTGGGCTCCCATGCTGGTCAAGGAACTGCAGACCGTCGTCGGCTCTGCGCGTAACGTGGCTGCCGCTGCCGATCCCACGGCTGCCTTCCAGATCTACTCACAGAACGTCGCCAGCCGCGAACCCAGCTTCCTGCGCGACCTTCTGGAGATCAAGCCCAACGGTGCAGAACTGCCACTGAGCGAGGTCGAAGCTCCGCAGAAGATGTATCACCGCTTCATCGCCTCGGCCATGTCGCTTGGCTCGCTGAGCCCCGAGGCCCACTCGACCATCACGCTGGCCATGAACACCCTGGGTGGCAAGTCGAACACCGGTGAAGGCGGCGAAGACCCTGGCGTCTACAAGCCCAGCCCGGTCGTTTCCAGCTTCCGCACACCGGGCGGCGGCATGGTGACCATGGCTCGCAACGAGGGCGAAGGCGGCGTTGCCGTTGCCGAGCCCATCACCGAAGCCCCGGCGGTCCACAGCCGTTTGAACAACAAGATCAAGCAGGTAGCCAGCGGCCGCTTCGGTGTCACCGCCGAGTACCTGACCAACGCGGAAGAGATCGAGATCAAGGTCGCGCAGGGCGCCAAGCCCGGCGAGGGCGGACAGTTGCCCGGCCACAAGGTCAGCGGCCTGATCGCACGTCTGCGTCACGCGCAGCCCGGCGTTCCGCTCATCTCGCCTCCGCCGCATCACGACATCTACTCCATTGAGGACCTGGCGCAGCTCATTCATGACCTGAAGCACGTCAATCCGCGTGCTGCTGTGGGAGTCAAGCTGGTTTCCTCCTGCGGCGTTGGAACCGTTGCGGCCGGCGTGGCCAAGGCCTATGCCGACTACATCGTGATCGCCGGCAATAACGGCGGCACTGGTGCAGCCGCGCTCTCGTCCATCAAGTACGCTGGCAACCCGTGGGAGCTTGGCCTTGCAGAAGCCCAGCAGGTGCTGATCGAAAACGGTATGCGCGGGCGCGTCCGCCTGCGTACCGACGGCGGCCTGTCGACGGCACGCGACATCCTGGTCGCGGCGCTGCTCGGCGCGGACGAGTTCGCCTTCGGCACCGCCGTGCTCGTGACCCTGGGTTGCGACATGGCCCGCCAGTGCCATCTGAACACCTGTCCGACGGGCATCGCGACGCAGAAGCCCGAACTCCGCGCCAAGTTCCGCGGCAAGCCTGAGCACGTGGTGCAGTTCTTTGAGCAGCTTGCCACCGACCTGCAGCAGCTTCTGGCCCGTTATGGCCTGCCCTCCATCGAAGCTGCCATCGGCCGCACCGATCTGCTGGAGCAGGTTCGCTTTGACGGTGGCCTGGACCTGAAGCCGATGCTCGCCGTTCCCGCGGAAGGCACTGCCGTCCACTGGGAAGGCCATCGCAACGACCGTCCTATCTCGAAGCCTGCCGTGGACGAGGCATGGGTCATTCCTGCAGTGGACGCCGCCAAGGAGGGCAAGCCCTACCGTGTGCACTCTGACGTAGCCAACCGCGACCGCGCCATCGGTGCCCGCATCGCCGGGGAACTGGCGCTGCTGAAGTCAAAGGCCGAGGCTCCGCTGGCTCGTCCGGACATCACGCTGAACCTGACCGGTATCGCCGGCCAATCCTTCGGCTGCTTCGCCGTCGACGGTATGAAGCTGATCCTGGAAGGCGCAGCCAACGACTTTGTGGGCAAGGGCCTTGCCGGTGGCGAGATCATCCTTCGCGCCCGCGGTCTGGCCGCGCAGGACTCCGGCCACCACGTCATTCTGGGCAACGTCGCCCTCTACGGAGCCACCAGCGGCACGCTCTTTGCCGCCGGACGCGCCGGGGAACGCTTCGCCGTCCGTAACTCGGGCGCAACCACGGTTGTGGAAGGCATTGGCGACCACGGCTGCGAGTACATGACCGGCGGCATGGCGGTCATCCTCGGCAAGACCGGAATCAACTTCGGCGCCGGTATGACCGGCGGCATTGCGTGGGTCTACGATGCCGACGGCAGTTTCCTTGCAACCAAGCGCTGCCACGAGGAGTTTCTTGCGCCTGAAACCTTTGAGCAGGCCGGCGAACACGCCCAGATGCAGCTCCATGAGCTGATCGAAGCGCACGTCGAGAAGTCCAACAGCTCGCTGGCAAAGTCCTTGCTGGCCGACTGGGAGAACGCCTCGAAGAAGTTCGTCCGCCTGGTTCCCAAGCCGCAGGCATAA
- a CDS encoding arginine repressor → MKQLRHSAIRELLVSTTVTSQDELRRKLAKRGFNVTQATLSRDMRELNLYKGPNGYTLANAAVAEDDRSPEIDDLLKSFGLEVRQAMNQVVVITTTGGAQPVAAALDYEDWEEVVGTIAGDDTVLVICGDIEEAKTVSARVAGLIR, encoded by the coding sequence ATGAAACAGCTACGGCACAGCGCAATTCGAGAGCTTCTGGTGTCCACCACGGTCACCAGCCAGGATGAGCTGCGACGCAAGCTCGCCAAACGCGGCTTCAATGTCACACAGGCGACACTGTCCCGCGATATGCGCGAGCTGAATCTGTACAAAGGGCCCAATGGTTATACGCTGGCAAATGCGGCAGTAGCCGAGGATGACCGCTCCCCGGAGATTGACGACCTGTTGAAGAGCTTTGGCCTGGAAGTACGCCAGGCGATGAACCAGGTTGTGGTGATTACCACCACGGGCGGAGCGCAGCCGGTAGCGGCGGCCCTGGATTATGAGGATTGGGAAGAGGTTGTAGGCACCATTGCCGGCGACGATACGGTTCTGGTGATCTGCGGTGACATCGAAGAAGCAAAGACAGTGTCCGCACGGGTTGCGGGATTGATCAGGTAA
- the argC gene encoding N-acetyl-gamma-glutamyl-phosphate reductase, protein MTTATETKTETVATTGGVRTAVAGVSGYAGGELARLLLRHPRLQEAKPIFIGREATMLSDLQPHLYAFDEQEHPVVPYPSWSELKAAGVEIVFLATPHEQSREWVPSLLEAGLRVIDLSGAWRLKEATNRAVYKLQDADTAVAAKLDEEAVFGCPELHHDAIRAARLVANPGCYATSIILALKPLAAAGLIDLDRGIVCDAKSGVSGAGKAPTAKTHFMYAADNLSAYAVFGHRHTGEILEQVGLPAETLQFTPHLLPIPRGILSTMYLRLNRKMEKAEVEQIFRSFYAGHPLVRVHKAGNLPQIQYIVRTNYCDLGFELAADGQRMVLVSCLDNLLKGAAGQAVENMNVMCGWNEEEGLL, encoded by the coding sequence ATGACGACGGCGACAGAGACAAAGACGGAGACAGTGGCAACGACGGGCGGCGTTCGCACGGCGGTGGCCGGTGTAAGCGGCTATGCCGGTGGCGAACTGGCGCGGCTTCTGCTGCGGCACCCCCGCCTGCAGGAAGCAAAGCCCATCTTTATTGGCCGCGAGGCCACCATGCTGAGTGACCTGCAACCGCATCTTTATGCGTTCGACGAGCAGGAGCACCCGGTTGTTCCCTACCCTTCCTGGAGCGAACTGAAAGCCGCGGGTGTCGAGATTGTCTTCCTGGCGACTCCGCATGAGCAGTCGCGCGAGTGGGTTCCCTCGCTGCTGGAAGCCGGTCTGCGAGTGATTGATCTGAGCGGAGCGTGGCGCCTGAAGGAAGCCACCAACCGTGCTGTCTACAAGCTGCAGGACGCGGACACCGCGGTTGCCGCAAAGCTGGACGAGGAAGCCGTCTTTGGTTGCCCGGAGCTGCACCATGACGCCATTCGCGCGGCGCGCCTGGTGGCCAACCCCGGATGCTATGCGACCAGCATCATCCTGGCGCTGAAGCCCCTGGCTGCCGCCGGACTGATCGACCTGGATCGCGGCATTGTGTGCGACGCCAAGAGCGGCGTCAGCGGTGCGGGCAAAGCTCCCACCGCGAAGACGCACTTCATGTACGCGGCGGACAACCTGAGCGCGTATGCAGTCTTTGGCCACCGGCACACGGGCGAGATTCTGGAGCAGGTCGGTCTTCCGGCCGAGACGTTGCAGTTTACGCCGCACCTGCTGCCGATTCCCCGCGGCATCCTGTCCACGATGTACCTGCGGCTGAACCGGAAGATGGAAAAGGCCGAGGTCGAGCAGATCTTCCGCAGCTTCTACGCTGGACATCCGCTGGTGCGGGTGCATAAGGCCGGAAACCTGCCGCAGATTCAGTACATCGTACGAACAAACTACTGCGATCTTGGATTTGAGTTGGCGGCCGACGGACAGCGCATGGTTCTGGTGAGCTGCCTGGACAACCTGTTGAAGGGCGCGGCCGGACAGGCCGTGGAAAACATGAACGTGATGTGCGGCTGGAACGAAGAGGAGGGCCTGCTGTGA
- the argB gene encoding acetylglutamate kinase, producing MKFVVKLGGAGLENEKLRMDCARAIVELAKDGHQVAVVHGGGVQLTKTLAAMGKKSEFIHGLRVTDAETRDAALMVLAGRVNKSLVAALGQLGQQAVGLAGGDGNVFRARKKKTNPDLGFVGEIAATDPKWLEAIWKMDAIPVISSIALGFDGEYYNVNADEMASAAAIATKADALVFLTDVPGVKGADGAVMRWLSLKEIPQLEKSQVISGGMLPKLKACKDALLGGVKRVRILPAEAASVLPDIVNSRVNDGTEVMVA from the coding sequence GTGAAATTTGTCGTAAAGCTGGGTGGCGCTGGCCTGGAAAATGAAAAGCTGCGCATGGATTGCGCTCGCGCAATCGTGGAGTTGGCCAAGGATGGCCACCAGGTGGCCGTGGTGCATGGCGGCGGCGTGCAGTTGACCAAGACGCTGGCCGCTATGGGCAAGAAGAGCGAGTTCATCCATGGACTGCGTGTGACCGACGCGGAGACCCGCGATGCCGCGCTCATGGTTCTGGCCGGACGCGTGAACAAGTCCCTGGTTGCCGCCCTGGGACAGCTTGGCCAGCAGGCTGTTGGTCTGGCCGGCGGCGACGGCAACGTCTTCCGCGCGCGCAAGAAGAAGACCAACCCGGACCTTGGCTTTGTAGGCGAAATCGCCGCGACCGATCCCAAGTGGCTGGAAGCCATCTGGAAAATGGATGCCATCCCTGTTATCTCATCCATTGCTTTAGGTTTTGACGGTGAGTACTACAACGTAAACGCCGATGAGATGGCATCGGCCGCAGCCATTGCAACCAAGGCCGATGCTCTTGTCTTCCTGACCGACGTGCCCGGCGTGAAGGGTGCGGACGGAGCCGTGATGCGATGGCTGTCGCTCAAGGAGATTCCGCAGCTGGAAAAGAGCCAGGTGATCTCCGGCGGCATGTTGCCCAAGCTGAAGGCGTGCAAGGATGCCCTGCTGGGCGGTGTGAAGCGTGTGCGAATTTTGCCGGCTGAGGCAGCGAGTGTGCTCCCGGACATCGTCAATTCTCGTGTGAATGACGGTACGGAAGTGATGGTGGCGTAG
- a CDS encoding aspartate aminotransferase family protein, translating to MDLASIQAAEKKFLLETYERNPVMFVSGKGVYLRDSEGNDYLDLLSGIGVSALGYAHPAIEAAIAEQSKKLLHTSNLFFHEGTATLALKLTEITGMDRVFFCNSGTEAWEAALKLARAHAGLLRSEGKQIGTKFLALEHSFHGRTMGSVATTHKDKYREPFMPVMPDVEFVRFNDIEDLKAKFSNDVCGICLEVLQGEGGIHPVSKEFFAAARELCDSTGALLMADEIQSGMGRTGKWTAYQHFGIQPDITTLAKPLAGGLPMGAMLAKEEAARAMKPGLHGTTFGGGPLVCAVAAAVIEEIEKSNLLEHVTNIGDYFLEQLNALAAKHPEIISVRGIGMMVGAEINDAELAKEVAKQMMERRILINRTSETVLRFLPPFLIEKKHVNIAVSALDEILRQTKEARTPVLAGEATHG from the coding sequence ATGGACCTTGCATCGATTCAGGCGGCTGAGAAGAAGTTCCTGCTTGAGACCTACGAGCGCAATCCCGTGATGTTTGTCAGCGGCAAGGGCGTTTATCTGCGCGACAGCGAAGGCAACGACTACCTGGACCTGTTGAGCGGTATCGGCGTCTCGGCGCTGGGTTATGCTCATCCGGCCATTGAGGCTGCCATCGCCGAACAGTCGAAGAAGCTGCTGCATACCTCGAACCTCTTCTTCCACGAGGGCACGGCGACGCTGGCGCTGAAGCTGACGGAGATCACCGGGATGGACCGGGTCTTCTTCTGCAACTCCGGCACCGAGGCCTGGGAAGCCGCTCTGAAGCTGGCACGCGCCCACGCCGGCCTGCTGCGCAGCGAAGGTAAGCAGATTGGAACGAAGTTCCTGGCGCTGGAGCACAGCTTCCATGGCCGCACCATGGGTTCGGTTGCCACCACGCACAAGGACAAGTACCGCGAGCCCTTCATGCCGGTGATGCCGGATGTCGAGTTTGTCCGGTTCAACGACATTGAAGACCTGAAGGCGAAGTTCTCGAACGACGTCTGCGGCATCTGCCTTGAAGTCCTGCAGGGCGAGGGTGGCATTCATCCGGTCTCGAAGGAGTTCTTCGCGGCTGCACGCGAGCTGTGCGACTCGACCGGGGCCCTGCTGATGGCCGACGAGATCCAGAGCGGCATGGGACGTACCGGCAAGTGGACGGCTTACCAGCACTTCGGCATCCAGCCGGACATCACCACACTGGCCAAGCCGCTGGCGGGCGGCCTACCTATGGGAGCGATGCTCGCGAAGGAAGAGGCGGCACGCGCCATGAAGCCTGGCCTGCACGGCACCACCTTCGGTGGTGGCCCGCTGGTCTGCGCTGTGGCTGCCGCTGTCATCGAGGAGATCGAGAAGTCGAACCTGCTGGAGCATGTCACCAACATCGGCGATTATTTCCTGGAGCAGTTGAACGCCTTGGCTGCGAAGCATCCGGAAATCATCTCGGTCCGTGGAATCGGTATGATGGTCGGCGCGGAGATTAACGATGCGGAGCTCGCCAAGGAAGTGGCGAAGCAGATGATGGAACGCCGCATCCTGATCAACCGCACCAGTGAGACGGTTCTGCGGTTCCTGCCGCCGTTCCTGATCGAAAAGAAGCACGTCAACATTGCAGTCAGTGCTCTTGACGAGATTTTGAGGCAGACCAAGGAAGCCCGCACTCCGGTGCTGGCCGGCGAGGCCACCCATGGATAG